Proteins found in one Ptychodera flava strain L36383 chromosome 3, AS_Pfla_20210202, whole genome shotgun sequence genomic segment:
- the LOC139130185 gene encoding uncharacterized protein isoform X1, giving the protein MEKVDINRNKRTQPKVTYRKYVRPTGTAARQRPTSSPAGTARTTKTPVVVKSSNHIGGKQPKKQEKRATASVDGHASTPTVSFRNRDAIKEAVILSHLDLPDTENRNLSQELEAMNLMVCAKKQRKRSTNNNNNNKKGNKKGSTSTTKSDDSDKQTSKHEKANEREATRDRLYVTVPGARHEQWAGILETLIVIAAVKQFASYLASIAKLSERKRVLSASRRISMNQSDYRTGNGKETRRVVMVPKGTYQRWCTILESVKTAIEETKQHSSTVKSKGYGTLETDECRDSAFKPLPSTIYQQWCYSVDDWDLAITSQQAENNMAALCICPGNEQTPRVDRRDVRKSVVLTKTDLTKTDLKDDITIPMPLPICVAWEKLLKGCKINISSKASISKVQAKRFSSYERTPRRVQNNDPPVDEHAQNKPPTPTEDMVANDASQVMMSVPEAAYSEWRKLLDAWNVMVTCLGYRQYRLTLPKLPDLEEDQSHSVDQSEADVEDKLKKIILMPKTLHDMWFKALDAWNSLISTLGYGSKTTYIQRLNLLKMPETAFTARRRRVCMSYIESSDDSDHFISIPELVLTDWLNHAHGQWPSILETGHDMIMALGYEDYKTSLKQVQEFKDHVYGKQGGGGSNKAVTDVEKVYQHWVKLRDTWNAMVTAVGQSKLGATIPNIQGLEKNFKSAIRDTYLSDAEFDSYTEHSEGSGPVITLIPMNLYQVWDRELRRWILKAMKLGDEKPKSSIRSPGEVKNEILGRFRGDDNRIHAMDADSAIDNTLLIPRTNHQAWSKVLDKWNTMMTALDYENYSSTAVKIVDCSSFSNAKPYDHTSVKFLKKGLNTPVPETKTYQDKWKWFLDAMSLMVSAKQRQRCVKLLPEIQAVNHSVIARTPLAFGSRGTKPGMFNHPCGIIINKHGKMVISDKDNHRLQVLDRRGLCKVTSEFKKFLQPFMPFGIAYSDDGKFFVTDISNNQIIVCNEYDQVLRIFGTKEGIVPRGITVTHKAKCLSPMSKRVGRAFVSTPSTVGILENLRPTAPPRVRRSIHAPSPSTARVTSSFRETGVQSYRPTTATGDCNHRSALPVLSSRPTESTSTRRTMSTSATSGMTGSPSTQARESFCTR; this is encoded by the exons AAAAGAGAGCCACGGCGTCCGTCGACGGTCACGCGTCCACCCCGACGGTCAGTTTCCGCAATCGAGATGCCATTAAGGAGGCCGTCATCCTGTCGCATCTGGACCTGCCCGACACGGAGAACAGAAATCTGAGCCAGGAACTGGAAGCCATGAATTTAATGGTGTGTGCGAAGAAACAGAGGAAGCGAtcaaccaacaacaacaacaacaacaaaaagg GAAATAAAAAAGGATCTACCTCCACGACGAAAAGTGACGACAGCGACAAGCAAACCAGCAAACACGAGAAAGCCAACGAAAGAGAGGCAACCCGTGACAGGCTGTACGTCACTGTGCCCGGGGCCAGACATGAGCAATGGGCGGGGATATTGGAAACCTTGATTGTCATCGCTGCGGTCAAACAGTTTGCTTCATACCTGGCCAGTATCGCCAAGTTGTCAG AGAGGAAGCGTGTTCTCAGTGCCTCCAGGAGAATTTCAATGAACCAATCAGATTACAGGACGGGAAATGGCAAGGAAACCAGGCGCGTTGTCATGGTTCCGAAGGGGACCTATCAACGATGGTGTACCATATTGGAATCAGTCAAAACGGCAATCGAAGAAACGAAGCAGCACTCTTCGACGGTGAAAAGCAAAG GATATGGAACACTCGAAACTGACGAATGTAGGGACTCTGCTTTCAAACCGTTGCCAAGCACAATATACCAGCAATGGTGTTACTCAGTCGACGACTGGGACCTGGCTATTACGTCACAGCAGGCTGAAAACAATATGGCCGCCCTGTGCATTTGCCCAG GAAACGAGCAGACGCCGAGAGTCGACCGCCGCGATGTAAGGAAATCGGTGGTTCTCACAAAGACAGACCTCACAAAGACAGACCTTAAAGATGACATCACGATACCAATGCCCCTGCCGATATGCGTGGCCTGGGAGAAATTACTGAAAGGCTGTAAGATAAATATCTCGTCCAAGGCGTCGATTTCGAAGGTGCAAG CTAAAAGGTTTAGTTCCTATGAAAGAACTCCGCGAAGAGTCCAGAACAACGACCCGCCAGTAGACGAGCATGCGCAGAACAAGCCACCGACACCCACGGAGGACATGGTCGCAAACGATGCAAGCCAAGTAATGATGTCAGTCCCAGAGGCTGCGTACAGTGAATGGAGGAAATTGCTCGACGCGTGGAACGTGATGGTGACATGCCTCGGTTACAGGCAGTATCGATTGACGCTTCCTAAACTACCAG ATTTGGAAGAAGACCAAAGTCACAGTGTGGACCAATCGGAGGCAGACGTTGAAGACAAACTCAAGAAGATTATCTTGATGCCCAAGACACTGCATGACATGTGGTTCAAAGCTTTAGACGCCTGGAACTCTCTGATTTCTACTCTTGGATATGGTAGCAAGACAACTTACATCCAAAGGTTAAACT TGTTAAAGATGCCGGAAACTGCATTTACTGCTAGAAGAAGACGAGTTTGCATGTCTTACATCGAAAGCAGCGACGATAGCGATCACTTCATCAGCATTCCTGAACTGGTATTGACCGACTGGTTGAA CCATGCTCACGGTCAATGGCCTAGCATACTTGAAACTGGTCATGACATGATAATGGCCCTCGGATACGAAGATTACAAGACAAGTTTAAAACAGGTGCAAG AATTCAAGGACCACGTGTACGGAAAGCAGGGGGGCGGTGGGTCGAACAAGGCTGTCACTGACGTTGAAAAGGTGTACCAGCATTGGGTCAAGCTGAGAGATACCTGGAACGCCATGGTCACGGCAGTTGGTCAATCCAAGCTAGGTGCTACCATTCCTAACATCCAAG GACTAGagaaaaacttcaaaagtgcgatcAGAGACACCTACCTGAGCGATGCAGAGTTTGACTCATATACGGAACACAGTGAAGGCAGTGGCCCAGTGATCACACTAATACCCATGAATCTGTACCAAGTGTGGGACAGAGAACTTAGACGATGGATCTTGAAAGCCATGAAGTTAGGAGACGAGAAACCGAAGAGTAGTATCAGGTCACCTGGCGAAGTAAAGAATG AAATTCTTGGTCGCTTTAGAGGCGATGACAACCGCATCCATGCCATGGACGCTGACTCGGCTATCGACAACACTCTTCTCATACCGAGGACAAATCATCAAGCGTGGTCGAAGGTCCTTGACAAGTGGAACACGATGATGACTGCCTTGGATTATGAAAACTACTCGTCTACTGCTGTTAAAATTGTAG ATTGTAGCAGTTTCTCCAACGCCAAGCCCTATGATCATACGAGTGTAAAATTTCTCAAGAAAGGCCTGAACACACCCGTACCAGAGACGAAGACCTATCAAGACAAATGGAAATGGTTCTTAGACGCCATGTCTTTGATGGTTTCAGCGAAACAGCGACAGAGATGCGTTAAACTGTTACCAGAGATTCAAG CAGTTAATCACTCGGTCATCGCACGAACACCTCTTGCTTTTGGATCAAGAGGTACCAAGCCTGGCATGTTTAACCATCCCTGTGGGATCATCATCAACAAACATGGGAAGATGGTCATCTCCGACAAGGATAACCATCGGCTGCAGGTGCTCGACCGTCGCGGGCTGTGCAAGGTGACGTCAGAGTTCAAGAAGTTTCTTCAACCGTTCATGCCTTTCGGGATCGCTTACAGCGACGACGGCAAGTTCTTCGTTACAGACATCAGCAATAATCAAATCATCGTCTGCAATGAGTACGACCAAGTATTAAGGATATTCGGCACGAAGGAAGGGATTGTGCCGCGTGGAATCACTGTCACCCACAAGGCCAAGTGCTTGTCACCGATGTCCAAGAGGGTAGGTCGTGCATTCGTAAGTACACCCTCGACGGTCGGCATCTTGGAGAATTTGCGACCTACAGCGCCGCCGAGGGTCAGACGCAGTATCCATGCGCCCTCACCGTCAACAGCAAGGGTCACGTCGTCGTTCCGGGAAACGGGCGTCCAGTCATACAGACCTACGACTGCAACGGGCGACTGCAATCATCGTTCAGCACTGCCAGTTCTGTCGTCACGCCCTACGGAATCGACGTCGACCAGGAGGACAATGTCTACATCTGCGACTTCTGGAATGACCGGATCGCCAAGTACACAGGCGAGGGAAAGTTTCTGTACACGATAG
- the LOC139130185 gene encoding uncharacterized protein isoform X2 has product MEKVDINRNKRTQPKVTYRKYVRPTGTAARQRPTSSPAGTARTTKTPVVVKSSNHIGGKQPKKQEKRATASVDGHASTPTVSFRNRDAIKEAVILSHLDLPDTENRNLSQELEAMNLMVCAKKQRKRSTNNNNNNKKGNKKGSTSTTKSDDSDKQTSKHEKANEREATRDRLYVTVPGARHEQWAGILETLIVIAAVKQFASYLASIAKLSERKRVLSASRRISMNQSDYRTGNGKETRRVVMVPKGTYQRWCTILESVKTAIEETKQHSSTVKSKGYGTLETDECRDSAFKPLPSTIYQQWCYSVDDWDLAITSQQAENNMAALCICPGNEQTPRVDRRDVRKSVVLTKTDLTKTDLKDDITIPMPLPICVAWEKLLKGCKINISSKASISKVQAKRFSSYERTPRRVQNNDPPVDEHAQNKPPTPTEDMVANDASQVMMSVPEAAYSEWRKLLDAWNVMVTCLGYRQYRLTLPKLPDLEEDQSHSVDQSEADVEDKLKKIILMPKTLHDMWFKALDAWNSLISTLGYGSKTTYIQRLNLLKMPETAFTARRRRVCMSYIESSDDSDHFISIPELVLTDWLNHAHGQWPSILETGHDMIMALGYEDYKTSLKQVQEFKDHVYGKQGGGGSNKAVTDVEKVYQHWVKLRDTWNAMVTAVGQSKLGATIPNIQGLEKNFKSAIRDTYLSDAEFDSYTEHSEGSGPVITLIPMNLYQVWDRELRRWILKAMKLGDEKPKSSIRSPGEVKNEILGRFRGDDNRIHAMDADSAIDNTLLIPRTNHQAWSKVLDKWNTMMTALDYENYSSTAVKIVDCSSFSNAKPYDHTSVKFLKKGLNTPVPETKTYQDKWKWFLDAMSLMVSAKQRQRCVKLLPEIQVNHSVIARTPLAFGSRGTKPGMFNHPCGIIINKHGKMVISDKDNHRLQVLDRRGLCKVTSEFKKFLQPFMPFGIAYSDDGKFFVTDISNNQIIVCNEYDQVLRIFGTKEGIVPRGITVTHKAKCLSPMSKRVGRAFVSTPSTVGILENLRPTAPPRVRRSIHAPSPSTARVTSSFRETGVQSYRPTTATGDCNHRSALPVLSSRPTESTSTRRTMSTSATSGMTGSPSTQARESFCTR; this is encoded by the exons AAAAGAGAGCCACGGCGTCCGTCGACGGTCACGCGTCCACCCCGACGGTCAGTTTCCGCAATCGAGATGCCATTAAGGAGGCCGTCATCCTGTCGCATCTGGACCTGCCCGACACGGAGAACAGAAATCTGAGCCAGGAACTGGAAGCCATGAATTTAATGGTGTGTGCGAAGAAACAGAGGAAGCGAtcaaccaacaacaacaacaacaacaaaaagg GAAATAAAAAAGGATCTACCTCCACGACGAAAAGTGACGACAGCGACAAGCAAACCAGCAAACACGAGAAAGCCAACGAAAGAGAGGCAACCCGTGACAGGCTGTACGTCACTGTGCCCGGGGCCAGACATGAGCAATGGGCGGGGATATTGGAAACCTTGATTGTCATCGCTGCGGTCAAACAGTTTGCTTCATACCTGGCCAGTATCGCCAAGTTGTCAG AGAGGAAGCGTGTTCTCAGTGCCTCCAGGAGAATTTCAATGAACCAATCAGATTACAGGACGGGAAATGGCAAGGAAACCAGGCGCGTTGTCATGGTTCCGAAGGGGACCTATCAACGATGGTGTACCATATTGGAATCAGTCAAAACGGCAATCGAAGAAACGAAGCAGCACTCTTCGACGGTGAAAAGCAAAG GATATGGAACACTCGAAACTGACGAATGTAGGGACTCTGCTTTCAAACCGTTGCCAAGCACAATATACCAGCAATGGTGTTACTCAGTCGACGACTGGGACCTGGCTATTACGTCACAGCAGGCTGAAAACAATATGGCCGCCCTGTGCATTTGCCCAG GAAACGAGCAGACGCCGAGAGTCGACCGCCGCGATGTAAGGAAATCGGTGGTTCTCACAAAGACAGACCTCACAAAGACAGACCTTAAAGATGACATCACGATACCAATGCCCCTGCCGATATGCGTGGCCTGGGAGAAATTACTGAAAGGCTGTAAGATAAATATCTCGTCCAAGGCGTCGATTTCGAAGGTGCAAG CTAAAAGGTTTAGTTCCTATGAAAGAACTCCGCGAAGAGTCCAGAACAACGACCCGCCAGTAGACGAGCATGCGCAGAACAAGCCACCGACACCCACGGAGGACATGGTCGCAAACGATGCAAGCCAAGTAATGATGTCAGTCCCAGAGGCTGCGTACAGTGAATGGAGGAAATTGCTCGACGCGTGGAACGTGATGGTGACATGCCTCGGTTACAGGCAGTATCGATTGACGCTTCCTAAACTACCAG ATTTGGAAGAAGACCAAAGTCACAGTGTGGACCAATCGGAGGCAGACGTTGAAGACAAACTCAAGAAGATTATCTTGATGCCCAAGACACTGCATGACATGTGGTTCAAAGCTTTAGACGCCTGGAACTCTCTGATTTCTACTCTTGGATATGGTAGCAAGACAACTTACATCCAAAGGTTAAACT TGTTAAAGATGCCGGAAACTGCATTTACTGCTAGAAGAAGACGAGTTTGCATGTCTTACATCGAAAGCAGCGACGATAGCGATCACTTCATCAGCATTCCTGAACTGGTATTGACCGACTGGTTGAA CCATGCTCACGGTCAATGGCCTAGCATACTTGAAACTGGTCATGACATGATAATGGCCCTCGGATACGAAGATTACAAGACAAGTTTAAAACAGGTGCAAG AATTCAAGGACCACGTGTACGGAAAGCAGGGGGGCGGTGGGTCGAACAAGGCTGTCACTGACGTTGAAAAGGTGTACCAGCATTGGGTCAAGCTGAGAGATACCTGGAACGCCATGGTCACGGCAGTTGGTCAATCCAAGCTAGGTGCTACCATTCCTAACATCCAAG GACTAGagaaaaacttcaaaagtgcgatcAGAGACACCTACCTGAGCGATGCAGAGTTTGACTCATATACGGAACACAGTGAAGGCAGTGGCCCAGTGATCACACTAATACCCATGAATCTGTACCAAGTGTGGGACAGAGAACTTAGACGATGGATCTTGAAAGCCATGAAGTTAGGAGACGAGAAACCGAAGAGTAGTATCAGGTCACCTGGCGAAGTAAAGAATG AAATTCTTGGTCGCTTTAGAGGCGATGACAACCGCATCCATGCCATGGACGCTGACTCGGCTATCGACAACACTCTTCTCATACCGAGGACAAATCATCAAGCGTGGTCGAAGGTCCTTGACAAGTGGAACACGATGATGACTGCCTTGGATTATGAAAACTACTCGTCTACTGCTGTTAAAATTGTAG ATTGTAGCAGTTTCTCCAACGCCAAGCCCTATGATCATACGAGTGTAAAATTTCTCAAGAAAGGCCTGAACACACCCGTACCAGAGACGAAGACCTATCAAGACAAATGGAAATGGTTCTTAGACGCCATGTCTTTGATGGTTTCAGCGAAACAGCGACAGAGATGCGTTAAACTGTTACCAGAGATTCAAG TTAATCACTCGGTCATCGCACGAACACCTCTTGCTTTTGGATCAAGAGGTACCAAGCCTGGCATGTTTAACCATCCCTGTGGGATCATCATCAACAAACATGGGAAGATGGTCATCTCCGACAAGGATAACCATCGGCTGCAGGTGCTCGACCGTCGCGGGCTGTGCAAGGTGACGTCAGAGTTCAAGAAGTTTCTTCAACCGTTCATGCCTTTCGGGATCGCTTACAGCGACGACGGCAAGTTCTTCGTTACAGACATCAGCAATAATCAAATCATCGTCTGCAATGAGTACGACCAAGTATTAAGGATATTCGGCACGAAGGAAGGGATTGTGCCGCGTGGAATCACTGTCACCCACAAGGCCAAGTGCTTGTCACCGATGTCCAAGAGGGTAGGTCGTGCATTCGTAAGTACACCCTCGACGGTCGGCATCTTGGAGAATTTGCGACCTACAGCGCCGCCGAGGGTCAGACGCAGTATCCATGCGCCCTCACCGTCAACAGCAAGGGTCACGTCGTCGTTCCGGGAAACGGGCGTCCAGTCATACAGACCTACGACTGCAACGGGCGACTGCAATCATCGTTCAGCACTGCCAGTTCTGTCGTCACGCCCTACGGAATCGACGTCGACCAGGAGGACAATGTCTACATCTGCGACTTCTGGAATGACCGGATCGCCAAGTACACAGGCGAGGGAAAGTTTCTGTACACGATAG